The Pyxidicoccus sp. MSG2 DNA segment AAGGCCGGCGCCTTCGAGTACCTCACCAAGCCGGTGAGCAGCCCGGCCGAGCTGCGGCTGACGGTGGCGCGGGCGCTGGAGCGGCGCTCGCTGCTCAACTTCAAGGCGGAGGCCCGGCACTCCGCGGGCGAGGTGGTGCTGAGCTGGGGCGCGCCGGCCATGGCCCCGGTAGTGGAGGCCCTGCGCAAGGTGGCGCCCACGCAGGCCACGGTGCTGCTGGTGGGCGAGAGCGGCACCGGCAAGGAGGTGGCCGCGCGCGCCCTCCACCAGCAGAGCGAGCGCGCGGAGGGGCCCTTCGTGGCCGTCAACTGCGCGGCCCTCACGGAGACGCTGCTGGAGAGCGAGCTGTTCGGCCACGAGAAGGGCGCCTTCACCGGCGCGGTGGCCCAGCGGCGCGGACGCATCGAGCTGGCCCAGGGCGGCACCTTCTTCCTCGACGAGGTGGGCGAGCTGAAGGCGGAGCTGCAGGCGAAGCTGCTGCGCGTCCTTCAAGAAAGGCGCTTCGAACGGGTGGGCGGCACACGGACGCTGGAGGCCGACGTGCGCTGGGTGGCCGCCACCAACCGCGACCTCCGGGCGATGATGGCGCGCGGCGAGTTCCGCGAGGACCTCTACCACCGCCTCGCCGTGTTCCCCATCCGCCTGCCCGCGCTGCGAGAGCGGCGCGAAGACCTGAAGCCCCTGTCGGAGCTGCTGCTCCGGCGCATCGGCGAGGAGCTGGGGCGCCCGGGGCTGCGGCTGTCCCCCGAGTCCGCCGCGCGCCTGGAGGACTTCCCGTGGCCGGGCAACGTGCGCGAGCTGCGCAACGCACTGGAGCGCGCCGCCATCCTCGCGGACGGCCCGGTGGTGGAGTCACGTCACCTGTGGCTGGACCCCACGAGCGCGCCGGCTTCCGAGGGCGCTCCGGCGGCGGCGCCCGGGGACAACGCGCGAGTGCCGGACACGACGCTGGAGGCGCTGGAGCGGATGGCCATCGAACAGGCCATCGCGGCCGAGGGTGGCAACCGCAAGCGCGCCGCCCAGCGACTGGGCATCGGCCTGCGGACGCTCTACGACAAGCTGCGGCGCTACGGCATGCAGTGAGCCAGGCGGCTCACGGGGGGCCGTAGTTCTGCACGCGCGAGTTCAGCTCCACCGCGGTGGCGTAGATCTGCGCCCACGTCCGGAACTTCCAGCGGTCCCCGAAGCCCTTCTGGTCATTGGCGTAGTCGAACAGGTCCTTGCGGAACTGCGCGTCCGCGGCCTTGCGCGCCTCGGGGGCAAGCGGGGTGCCCTTCTTCGCGTAGTAGCGGAGGATGTCGTAGCCGTAGTCGTGCGTCTTGGCGGCCGGGTCGAACTCCTTGTCCGGGCCAATCTTTCCGGGAGCCGACGCGTCGCCGAACGGGTCCTGCATCCGCTGGCCGTGCTTCGTCTGGATGGCGTAGGGCTTGTAGCCCATGACCTTCTCGAAGTCGGCCGGGGGCGGGCGGGCGCCGGTGAGGTACTCGCTCATCAGCTTGCCGTGGTCACCCGCCGGGGCGGCCGCCACCTTCGCGGTGCGCTGCGCCGCCGTGGGGGCGCCGGTGAACGTATCCTTCGGCTGGGGACGCGCCGGAGCGGCGGTGTTGGGCCGGGCGGCGGCGGGCTCGGAGGACACGGTGCGGCGGGCAGGGACTGACGGGGGGCGGACGATCATGGGAACCCTGGGGGAGAAGTTTCCTATGCGCTCATTGTCGGAGATTGTAGGCCTCAAGTTGCGTGAAAGTGACTGACGCACCGCGTGGTGCGAGGAGACCCTGGTGGCAGCGGACCTGTATCGCGACGGAATGGCCCGGCTGGAGGCCGGAAACGTGGGGGAGGGGCGCCGCCTGTTGGAGGAGGCGCTCCTGCTGTCACCCGGCTCCGTGGAGGTGATGCACGGCCTGGCGCGCGCCCTGGACCTGGCTGGAGAGCGGGCCCGGGCGGAGGAGCTCCTGGAGCTCGCCCATGCCCGCGCGCCGGACGCGCCGGAGCCCGCGTGCGACCTGGCCATGTTCCTGATGGAGAAGGGGGACGACGCCGGGGCGGCGCGGGTGCTGGCGCCCGTGCTGGTGGCCCGGCCGGACCACCCCCGGGCGAATCTGCACCTGGCCATGGCCCTGGCGAAGACGGACCCGGGCCGGGCGC contains these protein-coding regions:
- a CDS encoding sigma-54-dependent transcriptional regulator, giving the protein MARILVADDEEGVRSFLAEALEYEGHAVTTAADGDEAARLLAKQGVDLLLTDLKMPGLDGLALLRKVREEQPDVEVIVLTAVGSVESAVAAMKAGAFEYLTKPVSSPAELRLTVARALERRSLLNFKAEARHSAGEVVLSWGAPAMAPVVEALRKVAPTQATVLLVGESGTGKEVAARALHQQSERAEGPFVAVNCAALTETLLESELFGHEKGAFTGAVAQRRGRIELAQGGTFFLDEVGELKAELQAKLLRVLQERRFERVGGTRTLEADVRWVAATNRDLRAMMARGEFREDLYHRLAVFPIRLPALRERREDLKPLSELLLRRIGEELGRPGLRLSPESAARLEDFPWPGNVRELRNALERAAILADGPVVESRHLWLDPTSAPASEGAPAAAPGDNARVPDTTLEALERMAIEQAIAAEGGNRKRAAQRLGIGLRTLYDKLRRYGMQ
- a CDS encoding tetratricopeptide repeat protein — translated: MAADLYRDGMARLEAGNVGEGRRLLEEALLLSPGSVEVMHGLARALDLAGERARAEELLELAHARAPDAPEPACDLAMFLMEKGDDAGAARVLAPVLVARPDHPRANLHLAMALAKTDPGRARAHVEKALRGPDPEIQQQAAALERALVATSPR